One window of the Zea mays cultivar B73 chromosome 3, Zm-B73-REFERENCE-NAM-5.0, whole genome shotgun sequence genome contains the following:
- the LOC100501166 gene encoding uncharacterized protein LOC100501166, which yields MENQGKHSAQHVPGRDRAGQEARRKGREIEEAGASLLGAASNKCHRVGIGNGGSKDRSQSESGRLSGGSEWLPLVELPARTSCMVRSAATVLRKMPCSASATASAAAAAWPRSRASGNTASIKDSHSRTRCDTVSVLKKGCCSTDSITASRSIAPVRLSYFLRILARPAGFQFNSVQLAS from the exons ATGGAAAACCAAGGCAAGCACAGTGCACAGCATGTACCGGGCCGGGACCGGGCGGGCCAAGAAGCTAGACGAAAAGGAAGGGAGATCGAGGAGGCTGGCGCAAGCCTACTAGGAGCGGCGAGCAACAAGTGTCATCGGGTCGGGATCGGAAACGGCGGGTCGAAGGACCGTAGCCAGTCGGAGTCCGGCAGGTTGAGCGGCGGCAGCGAGTGGCTTCCTCTGGTGGAGCTCCCCGCGCGGACGTCCTGCATGGTGAGGAGCGCGGCCACGGTGTTGCGGAAGATGCCCTGCTCCGCCTCCGCGACGGCGAGCGCCGCGGCGGCGGCCTGGCCCCGATCGCGCGCCTCCGGGAACACGGCCTCCATCAAGGACTCGCACTCCCGCACCAGATGCGACACCGTCTCCGTCTTGAAGAAGGGCTGCTGCAGCACCGACTCCATCACGGCAAGCCGCAGCATCGCGCCGGTGCGCTTGTCGTACTTCTTGAGGATCTTGGCCAG ACCTGCAGGCTTTCAATTCAACTCCGTACAGCTAGCTAGCTAG